The Paenibacillus sp. FSL W8-0426 region CTTGAAGTCGAAGGACACTCTGCGCCGCTGGCCCGACTTCCGCGGAGCATGGATCGCAGGAAGCACGATGGCTATGAACCGTTGCTTCAGGCGCGTGGGGCTGAACCCACGTTGGAGCATTTCCTGGCCGCCCAAGTGCGTTTGCTGGACCTCCCGCCCGCGCTAACGGCCACAGCGGAATACCTGGCTGGCTGCGTGAACGACGACGGTTATCTCGCGTTGGACCTGACGGAAGCAGCATCGGCGCTCGGCATATCCGTGGATGAGGCGGCTGAAGGGCTCGAGGTTCTTCAATCGCTGGACCCGGCAGGCGTGGGGGCCCGCAGTCTGCAAGAATGCTTGCTGCTTCAGATCAGGCGCGCCTCGATCGTTGATCGGCATGCCGAGCGGATGGTGGAAGCGGGTTTGTCAGAGCTGGTTCCTTTCCATCCGGGAAAAGCAGGGGCACGACTCGCGATGACTGCAAGCGAAGCCAAGTCCGCCTATGATTACATTACGCGGCTTGATCCCAAGCCTTGTCGTTCCATCGGCTGCACCGCACCTCCCCATTACGTTATTCCGGATGCTGTTGCGGAGCTGCGTGATGGCGAAGTCCGCTTGGAATTCCACTCGGCCGGAAACCTCCGCATATCGATGAATGAAGCGTGTTCTCGCTGGGTCAGGCAAGGAGGTACGGGCGAGATTTGGGCGGAACGGGCCGCAGAGGCGCGGGCGATCATTCGCAGTGTGCAGCTTCGGCGCAAAACGTTGATGCGTGTTCTCGCTGCGGTGATGGAAGAGCAGGAGCTTTTTTTGCATCAAGGGCCGTCCGGTCTGAAGCCGCTCAACTTGGCGATGATTGCGGAGAAGATCGGCATGCATGAATCAACGGTGAGCCGTGCCGTTCAAGGGAAATATATCCGGACGCCGCATGGCATGTTTGAATGGAAGGCCTTTTTTGCCACGGCCATCGGAACAGACGATGGGGATCGAACATCTGCCGCGGCGGCCAAATGGCGGTTAAAAGAATTGATTCGCATGGAGCAGGCCGATCGCCCGCACTCGGACAGCCGATTGGCGGAGCTGCTTGCCGGGGAAGGCATCGTCGTCTCGCGCAGAACGGTGGCGAAGTATAGGGAGGAGCTCCGGATTCTGCCTTCGCGTGAGCGCAAACGCCGATAATAGGCGCGCTCTTATCCCGTTTCCGAAACAAATAGCCCCTGCGAACCGGGTTGACGGCGCAGGGGCTGTTCTTTGTTTACATCGGATTGAATACATCCACGTCAGTAGAAACCTACTACATGTTGCGCAGGAAACGTTCTCCAGCGATTCCTGGCGTGGTCATTTGCTCCGGATGCAAAATCTCTTCGAGCTCTTCCGGCGTCAACAGTCCGCGCTCCAGGATGATTTCTTGCAGGGTTGCGCCTGTTTTCAGCGCTTCTTTCACGATTGAAGCCGCCACGTCATAACCGAGATGCGGATTGAGAGCAGTAATGACGCTGAAGCTTTGCTTCATAATTTGCGCGCAGCGTTCGCGGTTCGCTTCCATCTCTTCCACGGCATATCGCGTGAATACGTCGATGCCGTTATTCATAATTTTCAGCGATTGCAGCAGGTTGAAGGCGATCACGGGACCCATAACGTTCAGCTCGAATTGTCCGGCTTCGCATGCCATGCAGATCGTGTGATCGTTTCCCATCACCTGGAATGCCACCTGGTTGATCACCTCGGCCATCACGGGATTGACTTTGCCCGGCATGATGGACGAGCCCGGCTGGCGTGGAGGCAGGCGAAGCTCGTTGAACCCGGCACGCGGGCCGGAGGCCATCATGCGGATGTCGTTGCAGATTTTGGACAGGTTGACCGCACAGACCTTGAGGGCTGCGGACAGCTCCATGTAGGCATCCGTATTTTGAGTGGCGTCGACGAGATCGTCGGCCGTTTTCAGTTTCAACCCGGTCGCTTCGGATAAATGCTCCGTCACTTTGGCGATATATTCAGGTTTGGCATTAAGCCCCGTTCCAACCGCGGTTGCGCCAAGGTTGATGGTTAACAAGCGTTGGTTCG contains the following coding sequences:
- the rpoN gene encoding RNA polymerase factor sigma-54, translating into MLGVKLLQEQRFRLAITPEMKRSFHLLTLSNQDLVRYLLDAADANPLLEVEGHSAPLARLPRSMDRRKHDGYEPLLQARGAEPTLEHFLAAQVRLLDLPPALTATAEYLAGCVNDDGYLALDLTEAASALGISVDEAAEGLEVLQSLDPAGVGARSLQECLLLQIRRASIVDRHAERMVEAGLSELVPFHPGKAGARLAMTASEAKSAYDYITRLDPKPCRSIGCTAPPHYVIPDAVAELRDGEVRLEFHSAGNLRISMNEACSRWVRQGGTGEIWAERAAEARAIIRSVQLRRKTLMRVLAAVMEEQELFLHQGPSGLKPLNLAMIAEKIGMHESTVSRAVQGKYIRTPHGMFEWKAFFATAIGTDDGDRTSAAAAKWRLKELIRMEQADRPHSDSRLAELLAGEGIVVSRRTVAKYREELRILPSRERKRR
- a CDS encoding aspartate ammonia-lyase, producing MSTRTEKDFIGEKEIPAYAYYGIQTVRAVENFPITGVAVHRELVIALAAVKKAAAVTNMELKMLPRKIGDVIVMAAEEMMKGHHLDHFIVDSIQGGAGTSMNMNMNEILANRGLELLLQSKGDYFHCNPNNHVNMSQSTNDVIPTALRIAAYQLSETLLATMKRLQDAFFKKEKEFNDVVKVGRTHLQDAVPIRLGQEFGAYARVLGRDMERLEYANQRLLTINLGATAVGTGLNAKPEYIAKVTEHLSEATGLKLKTADDLVDATQNTDAYMELSAALKVCAVNLSKICNDIRMMASGPRAGFNELRLPPRQPGSSIMPGKVNPVMAEVINQVAFQVMGNDHTICMACEAGQFELNVMGPVIAFNLLQSLKIMNNGIDVFTRYAVEEMEANRERCAQIMKQSFSVITALNPHLGYDVAASIVKEALKTGATLQEIILERGLLTPEELEEILHPEQMTTPGIAGERFLRNM